The following proteins are co-located in the Fimbriiglobus ruber genome:
- a CDS encoding class I SAM-dependent methyltransferase: MTTQMKSTNGPTLDDVEFARGYIDDVVCNDDEVIVQGWMLHPEQEFTDLRLYLDGELVGTGSTASRPDLAKVFPWIPHAAQSGVYVRLKRPTPARSVGRVDLVGCQASKPIARMSVRYRTDLGTAVPTPSSDLMFRVAHTRNDRSFKIWGLKCYGDFLEYFDHHGGLNQAHRLLDWGCGCGRLTAHFIAAPNGPEVYGCDVDSEAVAWCEAHLQPGRFKTIDPFPPTPYQEGFFHRAIGYSVFTHLTREVQIEWLKEVRRILAPGGIFVATVHGESAASFDFPGRVGAVLVDGIHDGIQDETLGGIVPKGYYRGTFQTQEYTRRVWGQFFDILEYKVRGIGNHQDVVVMQRPA; this comes from the coding sequence ATGACGACCCAAATGAAGAGTACCAACGGGCCGACGCTAGACGACGTCGAATTCGCCCGTGGGTACATCGACGACGTCGTGTGCAACGACGACGAGGTGATCGTCCAGGGCTGGATGCTGCACCCGGAGCAAGAATTTACCGACCTGCGGCTCTACCTCGACGGGGAACTCGTGGGGACCGGCTCGACCGCCTCCCGGCCCGATCTCGCCAAGGTGTTCCCCTGGATACCGCACGCCGCCCAATCCGGTGTGTATGTCCGGCTGAAGCGCCCGACGCCCGCCCGCAGCGTGGGTCGCGTAGATCTGGTGGGCTGCCAAGCCAGCAAGCCGATTGCGCGGATGAGTGTCCGTTACAGGACCGATCTGGGAACGGCCGTTCCCACCCCGTCATCCGACCTCATGTTCCGCGTCGCTCACACCCGCAACGACCGATCTTTCAAAATATGGGGTCTCAAGTGTTACGGTGATTTTCTGGAATATTTCGACCACCACGGCGGCCTGAACCAGGCCCACCGGCTACTCGACTGGGGGTGTGGGTGTGGGCGCTTGACGGCACACTTCATAGCCGCTCCGAACGGCCCTGAAGTTTATGGGTGCGACGTCGATTCCGAGGCGGTCGCGTGGTGCGAGGCGCACCTCCAACCCGGGCGCTTCAAGACGATCGATCCGTTCCCGCCCACGCCGTACCAGGAAGGTTTTTTTCACCGGGCCATCGGCTATTCGGTGTTCACGCACCTGACGAGGGAAGTTCAGATCGAGTGGCTGAAAGAGGTCCGCCGCATCCTGGCCCCGGGCGGAATCTTTGTCGCGACCGTCCACGGCGAATCCGCGGCCTCGTTCGACTTCCCCGGCCGCGTTGGGGCGGTACTCGTCGACGGCATCCACGACGGGATTCAGGACGAAACACTCGGAGGAATTGTTCCGAAGGGGTACTACCGGGGCACCTTCCAGACGCAAGAATACACCCGCCGCGTGTGGGGCCAATTCTTCGACATCCTCGAATACAAGGTGCGCGGCATCGGCAACCACCAAGACGTCGTGGTCATGCAGCGACCTGCTTGA
- a CDS encoding class I SAM-dependent methyltransferase, producing MNRIKLADLPARPVDNVVGDGGPVNLDVRYRILSHLLPDALPRDTLLTRNVRVQNTGTSVISSRTANPVYLSYHWRTPAGTVVVFEGERTAFPIDLPQGRTITVPTIIRTPPGPGSYMLELMMIHEQVAWLSRDAVSVGVEIVPEPERTIPAHWVVSPPSESYTYESDHYQARDWLREEFGRRHRPGMRVLEIGGCCNPMARGLDADVYSIDIDVQTLQIGQLSIDGSGERLHFVCADAHALPFAGRSFDCVVLFSSLHHFADPLAVLRNIKYVLKNDGFLAIMCEPVGTYLNGHASREFIEELEQGINEQIFTREEYHHFFQRVGLYATWVAVDGGSFKAILQPRPPA from the coding sequence TTGAACCGCATTAAACTGGCCGATCTCCCCGCGAGGCCGGTCGACAACGTCGTTGGCGACGGGGGCCCGGTTAACCTCGACGTCCGGTATCGGATTCTCAGCCATTTGCTGCCCGACGCACTCCCCCGCGATACACTACTGACGCGGAACGTGCGGGTCCAAAATACCGGAACGTCCGTGATTTCTTCGCGGACCGCGAATCCCGTTTACCTCTCGTATCACTGGCGGACGCCGGCCGGGACCGTGGTCGTATTCGAGGGCGAGCGCACAGCTTTCCCGATCGATCTGCCGCAGGGCCGGACTATTACCGTACCGACTATTATCCGGACGCCTCCGGGCCCCGGTTCCTACATGTTAGAATTGATGATGATCCACGAGCAGGTGGCGTGGCTGAGCCGCGACGCCGTCAGTGTGGGCGTGGAAATCGTTCCGGAACCCGAGCGGACGATCCCCGCGCACTGGGTCGTCTCGCCGCCGAGCGAGTCGTACACCTACGAAAGCGACCACTACCAGGCGCGGGACTGGCTCCGGGAAGAGTTCGGCCGTCGGCACCGCCCGGGCATGCGGGTTCTCGAAATCGGCGGCTGCTGTAACCCCATGGCCCGCGGGTTGGACGCCGACGTGTACAGTATCGACATTGACGTCCAAACCCTCCAGATCGGTCAGTTGTCAATCGACGGGTCAGGGGAGAGGTTGCATTTCGTCTGCGCCGACGCCCACGCCCTCCCGTTCGCCGGGCGATCGTTCGATTGTGTAGTATTGTTCAGTTCCCTACACCACTTCGCCGACCCGCTCGCGGTGTTACGTAACATCAAATACGTACTAAAAAATGACGGATTTCTGGCCATCATGTGCGAACCCGTCGGCACCTACCTGAACGGGCACGCGAGCCGGGAGTTCATTGAGGAATTAGAGCAGGGCATTAACGAACAGATCTTCACCCGCGAAGAATACCACCACTTTTTCCAACGGGTCGGGTTGTACGCCACTTGGGTCGCCGTCGACGGCGGGTCGTTTAAAGCCATATTGCAACCCCGCCCGCCGGCGTAG
- the rfbF gene encoding glucose-1-phosphate cytidylyltransferase, whose protein sequence is MQTVILCGGMGTRIRDVSEDVPKPMIPIGDRPILWHIMKYYAHFGHTDFVLCLGYKSWTIKQYFLDYYRASADLKVNLANPNSPVVLSHEPREDWAITLAETGLPTMTGGRIKKISRYITGSDFMVTYGDGVADVDVPRLLEFHRSHGRIGTMTAVTSPGRFGEIEIDDSRITEFSEKPPVTRGRINGGFFVFRREFLDRLSNDPSLILERGPLAELAADGELMAYKHDGFWQCMDNSRDYHALNGMWAEGQAPWKVWDGAARPRIAAA, encoded by the coding sequence ATGCAAACTGTTATTCTCTGCGGCGGCATGGGAACTCGCATCCGGGACGTGTCCGAGGACGTACCCAAGCCCATGATACCGATCGGGGACCGGCCGATCCTGTGGCACATCATGAAGTATTACGCCCACTTCGGCCACACGGATTTCGTCCTCTGTCTGGGGTACAAGAGCTGGACGATTAAACAATATTTCTTGGACTATTACCGGGCCAGCGCGGACCTGAAGGTCAATCTCGCGAACCCGAACAGTCCGGTCGTTCTGAGCCACGAGCCGCGGGAAGATTGGGCGATCACGTTGGCCGAGACCGGGTTGCCGACGATGACCGGGGGGCGGATCAAAAAGATTTCCCGCTACATCACCGGGTCGGATTTCATGGTCACCTACGGGGACGGGGTGGCGGACGTGGACGTGCCCCGGCTCCTCGAGTTCCACCGGAGCCACGGGCGGATCGGCACGATGACCGCCGTGACCTCGCCCGGCCGCTTCGGCGAGATCGAAATCGACGACTCGCGAATCACCGAGTTTTCCGAAAAACCCCCGGTCACGCGGGGGCGGATCAACGGCGGCTTTTTCGTCTTCCGGCGGGAATTCCTCGACCGGCTGTCAAACGATCCGAGCCTGATCCTGGAGCGCGGCCCGCTCGCCGAGTTGGCGGCCGATGGCGAGCTGATGGCGTACAAGCACGACGGGTTCTGGCAGTGCATGGACAACAGCCGCGATTACCACGCCCTGAACGGAATGTGGGCGGAGGGTCAGGCCCCGTGGAAAGTATGGGACGGGGCGGCGCGCCCGCGAATCGCTGCCGCGTGA
- a CDS encoding NAD-dependent epimerase/dehydratase family protein: MTTPVETGSRPTGRAALVTGASGFLGANLTRRLIADGWRVHVLLRSPSPWRLAGLAGRYTPHAADLCDAVAVRSAVAAAAPDVVFHAAALGALPDHKDSAAIIEANALGTARLLEAVADSPETVVVHTGSSSEVGHSDEPITEQSPLRPRSAYAVSKAAASLMCQAEFLRGRPVCTVRVFSAYGPWDDRGRLLTYLLGCVARGEGPKVTSGSAPRDWVFVGDVIDLMLRVAADPRKAGPLVQAAGGRPQSVRDMVEAVLAVAAGGRLTAEYGTAPPRPDEPRHWSADVTETRARTGWAPRHSLAAGVEATWEWFRTQHSLEEVVRV, encoded by the coding sequence ATGACGACGCCCGTCGAAACCGGCTCTCGTCCGACGGGGCGCGCGGCACTGGTGACCGGGGCCAGCGGGTTCCTGGGCGCCAACCTGACCCGCCGGTTGATTGCGGACGGGTGGCGGGTTCACGTTCTTCTGCGGTCGCCATCGCCCTGGCGGTTGGCCGGGTTAGCCGGCCGGTACACCCCGCACGCGGCCGACCTGTGCGATGCGGTCGCCGTTCGCTCGGCCGTCGCGGCCGCCGCTCCGGACGTCGTGTTCCACGCCGCCGCCCTCGGCGCGCTGCCGGACCACAAGGACTCGGCCGCCATCATCGAGGCCAACGCCTTGGGCACGGCGCGCCTGCTGGAAGCCGTCGCCGACAGCCCGGAAACCGTGGTCGTACACACGGGAAGTTCGTCCGAAGTGGGGCACTCGGACGAACCGATAACCGAGCAGTCGCCCCTGAGACCGCGGTCCGCTTACGCCGTGTCGAAGGCGGCCGCGTCGTTGATGTGTCAGGCCGAATTCCTCCGCGGGCGGCCGGTCTGCACGGTACGCGTTTTCTCGGCCTACGGCCCGTGGGACGACCGCGGCCGACTGTTGACCTACCTGCTGGGCTGCGTGGCCCGTGGGGAGGGGCCGAAAGTGACCTCCGGGTCGGCCCCGCGGGACTGGGTGTTCGTGGGCGACGTGATCGACCTCATGTTGCGCGTGGCGGCCGACCCGCGGAAAGCCGGCCCGCTCGTTCAGGCCGCGGGCGGGCGCCCGCAGAGCGTCCGCGACATGGTCGAGGCCGTGCTGGCCGTGGCCGCCGGCGGGCGGTTGACGGCGGAATACGGCACGGCCCCGCCCCGCCCGGACGAACCCCGCCACTGGTCGGCCGACGTGACCGAGACCCGCGCCCGCACCGGGTGGGCGCCGAGACATTCCCTGGCAGCCGGGGTGGAAGCCACTTGGGAGTGGTTCCGCACCCAACACTCCCTTGAGGAGGTCGTCCGTGTCTAG